In the Diorhabda sublineata isolate icDioSubl1.1 chromosome 10, icDioSubl1.1, whole genome shotgun sequence genome, TCAGAATccatacgatttttttttcaaaattcatacttaagtgacaaaaaaaatcatttttaatttattggaaACAATATATATGAAACATCAGCTAGAATGACATAATATCTTCCTGATCCGCTTAACTCCTTCCTCAACATTTTCTTGTCAATTTGATCAAGTCCCTATCCTACTATTTCGtatataaacaagaaaaatgttatatttcacaatttagataaattaaaattgtttttatttattatttccaattattatcaactaaaatgaataaaatataatgtcgAGTAATGTTCTAATTCATATACGTGAAATTGAACGTCACAAAATTTGTTATGTAGTCGGAAATTACGTCACAACATCCATCTCTTGTCATCTCCACTAAAAGTGTTGTGTGTGTAAACTAACAGGTAGTTGCTCTAtgtgaattttttgattatttaaactattaaaataatatcgatatttttaaaaaaaagttcttttaaatatttatagtgaTAATGTATAGTTTGTGGTTATTTTAGTGATAGTGTTCCAAGTGTAAACCTGATTTCTAGTGGtaagttattttaattattataaattatccGCCATCTTTCTGTCAAACATTTCGCGTGGATTCCGTCTACAACATTTtggaatattataaaacaaattacaaattcaagaaataaatttcgtaaacgttattttttttgtataaaacttcGGAAAAAATCACGTGCTTAATATAATTCTACGGCTACAAGGATTtatcttaaagaaaaaaaatctacgTTAGTCTGCTGTACATATCGTCTAATTGGGGCTTAAAGTAAGCTTTCAATTGCGGACGTTTCGACTTCATAGTCGGTGTTAGTAAACCATTTTGAATACTAAAGTTGTCGGGGTGAAGATAAATATccttaacctataaaaatatatttatataaatttgcgaaaatagattatttaatatatatttacttgTTCGAAGGATTTTAATCCTGCTTCTTTGCCCCACGTTATCATGTCGTCTAAAATCAATTGTTTGACTTCGGGATTATTGCATAGTATACTGAGTGTTCCGGGAATGCCGTTCTCGTGAGCCCAACATTTAATTACGTCTACGTCCGGTACTACGATCCCCACTATACAcgactataaaaaaatatcgataaataaaTAACGTTAGCGCCATCTCTACCTTCAATTCGAAATCTTCAATTATCTTATGTTGTAGAAATGGGAGTGTCTACTTGTACATATGTCAATAAACTTACTTTTAATGATTCTCCATATATGTAAACTTGACTAACGTATTGCGAAcgaatgtaaatattttcaattttttctggtACTATATATTCTCCTTgcgataatttgaaaatatgttttcttctGTCGATTATTTTCAACGTTCcattctagaaaataaaaattacgatacgaattaagaaattaaattatttgaattaaattgaagTGTAGACATCACTTTTGATATATGATTCGTTATATACGAGGGGATATCAAcaatatgtaaaattaaaaaaaaattaattaatgatttaataacaaatattagaGAATTTTTATGTACAacgaagttaaaaaaattgtatgtacTGTTAAATTTGATTCGATTGTATAGCGTCGTCGTTAATAGTGGACGTGACGTTGCcaaatcttcaataatttccCTCACTTTTGATATATGGTTCGTTATATACGAGGGGATATCAACaatatgtaaaatttaaaaaaaaaattatttaatgatttaataacaaatatcaggaaatttttatatacagggtagttagttagttagtagTGAACGTGACGTTGCCACATCTTCAATAGTTTCCTTCACTTTTGATATATGATTTGTTATATACGAGGGGATATCAACAAAATATAGATTTGTTCAAAAAACCCTCAATTGATGATTTGATAACAAATACTAGGGAATTTCTATATACAGggtagttaaaaaaatgtactgTTGAATTTGATTCGATTATATATCATCAATGTTAAATTGAACGCGCTGTAGCCAGATTTACAATAATTTCGATGACTTCCTATATATGATTCGGTGTATACGAgggaaaatcaataattttaggTATTTCGATTGAAATGCTAGTGTCATATATGGTAATTAAACTTACCGGTAACCACATTCCTATATCTCCGGTATGGTGCCATCCGGCTTCGTCTATaacttcttctgttttttcGGGATCTTTGTAATAACCTTGAAAAACGTTAGTGCCTTTAACGCAAACTTCGCCTTGATTATTACGCGACCAATACTCCATTTCGGGTACGTCTACTAATTTGACGCAGCAACAAGCTACAGGCGGTCCCACGTGACCCGGCGTATGATCTCCTTGAATTGTTAAAGTGATCGGAGCCGTACATTCCGTCTGACCGTAACCTTCAACCACCTATTAAcgtaaaataaaaccaaataccAGTTTTTAGAGACCTTTAATTCATAAACGAAAacgaaatttcacaaatttacGTTAAATTTGATCATTAACTCACCACGCAACCTAAGGCACATCTAACAAACGAAAGAACGTTCTCGGCTAACGGGGCTGATCCGACTAACATCAACCTCAAGTGACCCCCCATGCCCTCTTGAACCTTCCGGAACACTAACATGTCCCAAAAACTGTTCTTCCTCACCACACCcctataataatatacaataatatcaaaaaataaaacaaacaaaaacggaAATTAATCAGTTACATTATCGGTAAAACAAAAATAGTCGAATTAAAACTATACATATAcactaataattataacaaaaaatgtcgTAACGAACCTTTTTAGTTCTTTTTCTTTGGCGCTGAGTGCCATATTGAATAGAGCCTTTTTGACGCAACTGGAATTAATATCGGCTTGTACTTTATCGTATATTCTGTTTAATAATCTCGGAACTGCGGGTGTTACCGTCGGCTTTAAGGCTTTCATGTCGTCAGATAATCTCCTGATGTCGCCTAGATAGAAACCGACAGCTCCTCCGACGCAATACATGGcgttctataaatatatatatatatatatatatataacaaaaaacagaCGAAGATAAAGATACCTCAACAAAGATAATCGTAGAAATAAAGATAATTACGATGATGATAAAGATAACGACAAAGATAAAGATAGAAATAAAGATAacgataaagataaaaatagaaataaagatAATTACGATGACGATGAAGATAACGACAAAGATAATCATAGAAATAAAGATAacgataaagataaaaatagaaataaagataattttggtGACGATGAAGATAACGACAAAGATAaagatagaaatataaataacgaTAAAGATAAGAAAAGAAATACAGATCATTGCGATGACGTTGAAGATAACGACAAAGATAATAACAGAAATAAAGATAacgataaagataaaaatagaaataaagatAACTACGATGATGATAAAGATAACGACAAAGATAaagatagaaatataaataacgaTAAAGATAATTGCGATGACGATGAAGATAACGacaaaaataatcatagaaataaagataaaaacagaaataaagatAATTACGATGACGATGAAAATGACGacaaagataaaaatagaaatatagatAACGATAAAGATAATTATAGAGAAAAAGATACATAAAACGATAATGATAATATGAAGATatataaaactatgaaaataaagaTAGCGATAAAGATAAAGATAAGGGCGAAGGTAAAGAAAGAAATAGAGATAACGATAGagatatttataaacaaagttATACACAAAATGGTAAAGATCTAGGTAGTAGTAAAGAACGATAACGGaagagataaataaaaataacgataATTGAAGAGAAACGTACATAAAACGATAAAGATATTTGTAGAGATATAGATAACGATAAAGATAATGATATGGATAAAGATAACGATAAAGTTGAACATAAAGATAATGATACTCATGAAGATAATGTCTTTTAAAGATCGGcgatttaataaattcattatttttcaaaatttttgataatatttttattccaagacaattaatagagaaaatatgatttttcatccAGATTTTATCATCAGTATATTAAAAGTCGAAGGATATAAGGATTTTGCTTCATTCATGAAAAAGATAACAACATAAATAACGATAAAGATACTGACAGAGATATAGATAATGATACAGATGATGACaaaaataatgatggaaatatAGATAATGATGAAGATGATAGTACATGTGCTGATAAAGATAATGATAGAAATATAGATAACGACAAAGATAATGATAAAGACGATAGTACATGCGCCGATAAAGATACTGACGGAGATATAGATAACTGATAACGGCAAAGATAacgataaatataataaaaataaaggtgATAGTTCATTTACTGATAAAGATAATGTCACAGATAATGCTAATGATACATGTAACGATAAAGATACTGATAGAGATATAgataatgatataaataaatatagtgaTACATGCGAGGATAAAGATACTGTTAGAGATATAGATATcgataagatataaataatgatAGAGATAACGATAAAGATAATGATAGAAATAACGATAAAGATAATGATGTAGATATAGGAAACGATAAAGATAATGATGTAGATATAGATAACGATAAaggaattcaattattttgtaagttGCAATGTTCCAAACGATTTTAATTggatttttgtgtatttttttgcaAGTTTTTGTGAGTAGATCGAAACGTATCCGTACTTACCTCACAGCATCTTTCCAACATATGCGCCAAAGGCAAAAACGATATCAAAATATcggtatttttcaatttatgatCTCCGAATTGTAAAATGACGGCGCTCATAGATGCCACTATATTTTCGTGGGTCAACATAACCCCTTTCGGGTTCCCCGTCGTTCCGCTCGTGTAACAAATGGTCGCTAGATCCGAGGGCTTCGGAggctgaaaaaataaataacaaacaatttaacccgtatgaaatattttgaagacTCGGTATGATACTCACAACTTCTGGATGATTTGTTTTCGCTCCCAAATCTTCGACGTcgttgaatttgattatttccaCTCCCCGATTTTTGGCCCGTTGCTTCGTAGCGGCCCTTACGTCTCTCATTACGATcaatttttttagacaattcGGCGATCTTTCTAATAGAAGATTGCATTTAGCGTCGTCATCACAAATAACAGTTGAAATTTCAGCTGGAAAACAAACGGTACTTCTTATATTTGAAATGGgcttaaaaatatcattaaagcACAATCTTCAGAAACATTGTAAACTTGTGAATAAAGTGCAGATAATCGTCAATAACATTGCAAACTTGTAAATAAAGTGCAGATAATCGTCAGAAACATTATAAACTTGTTAATAAAGTGCAGATAATCGTCAAAAACATcgaacatttttataaaaagtgccGATAATGGTCccaaactttttaaaattctagATATGTGGAGATAATAGTCAGAAACATTGTGATCATGTAATTAAATTGCAGATAATTATAAGAAACATTGTAAAGCTATATGGAAAGTGTAAATAATCGTCAGAATCGCCGGCAAACGTTATAGAAAGTGTAGATAATCGCCATAAGCATTGTGAAGTTATATTTAAAGTGTAGATAATCGTGAAATACATTTTGACTTATAAATAAAGTGCAGATAGTCGTCAGAAACATTGTAAACTTGTGAATAAAGTGCAGATACTCGTCAGAAACATTGCAAACTTGTGAATAAAGTGCAGATAATCGTCAGAAACATTGTAAAGCTATATGGAAAGTGTAAATAATCGTCAGAAACTTTGCAAACTTGTAAATAAAGTGCAAATAATCCTCAGAAACATTGTAAACTTGTGAATAAAGTGCAGATGATCATCAGAAACATTGTAAACTTGTAAATAAAGTGCAGATAATCGTCACACATTGTAAACTTGTGAATAAAGTGCAGATAATCGTCAGAAACATTGTAAACTTGTGAATAAAGTGCAGATAATCGTCAGTAACATTGTAAACTTGTGAATAAAGTGCAGATAATCGTCAGAAACATTGTAAACTTGTGAATAAAGTGCAGATGATCATCAGAAACATTGTAAACTTGTAACTAAAATGCAGATAATCGTCAGAAACATAGCAAACTTGTTAATAAAGTGAAGATAATCCTCAAAGATATTGTAAACTTGTAAATAAAGTGCAGATAATCGTGAAAAACATTGTAAACTTGTGAATAAAGTGCAGATAATCGTCAGACACATTGTAAACTTTTGAATAAAGTGCAGATAATCGTTAGAAACATTATAAACTTGTGAATAAAGTGTTGATAATCCTCAGAAACATTGTAAACTTGTGAATAAAGTGAAGATAATCCTCAAAGATATTGTAAACTTGTAAATAAAGAGCAGATAATCGTTAGAAACATTGTAAACTTGTGAATAAAGTGCAGATAATCCTCAGAAACATTGTAAACTTGTCAATAAAGTGCATATAATCGTGAAAAACATTGTAAACTTGTGAATAAAGTGCAGATAATCGTCAGAAACATTGTAAACTTGTGAATAAAGTGAAGATAATCCTCAAAGATATTGTAAACTTGTAAATAAAGTGCAGATAATCGTTAGAAACATTGTAAACTTGTGAATAAAGTGCAGATAATCCTCAGAAACATTATAAACTTGTCAATAAAATGCAGATAATCGTGAAAAACATTGTAAACTTGTGAATAAAGTGCAGATAATCGTCAGAAACATTGTAAACTTGTGAATA is a window encoding:
- the LOC130449385 gene encoding long-chain-fatty-acid--CoA ligase 5 isoform X1 — its product is MFALGLIYNVTKASFQMVQDMDFADAIDNMERCLLYIGGGAGALALTGVAAASAYYLAKGSNPVPQRPLFPLEAQCIEEEEGPDVIRVSRFFNQAKEGKFISYVYSDAKTLYESFRRGAKVSNNGPCLGWRESYTKPYQWVNYNEALLRAKNFGSGLVASGLPPGQSTIIGIYSQNSPEWILTEQAVYCYSMVLVPLYDTLGPEACAFIIKQAEISTVICDDDAKCNLLLERSPNCLKKLIVMRDVRAATKQRAKNRGVEIIKFNDVEDLGAKTNHPEVPPKPSDLATICYTSGTTGNPKGVMLTHENIVASMSAVILQFGDHKLKNTDILISFLPLAHMLERCCENAMYCVGGAVGFYLGDIRRLSDDMKALKPTVTPAVPRLLNRIYDKVQADINSSCVKKALFNMALSAKEKELKRGVVRKNSFWDMLVFRKVQEGMGGHLRLMLVGSAPLAENVLSFVRCALGCVVVEGYGQTECTAPITLTIQGDHTPGHVGPPVACCCVKLVDVPEMEYWSRNNQGEVCVKGTNVFQGYYKDPEKTEEVIDEAGWHHTGDIGMWLPNGTLKIIDRRKHIFKLSQGEYIVPEKIENIYIRSQYVSQVYIYGESLKSCIVGIVVPDVDVIKCWAHENGIPGTLSILCNNPEVKQLILDDMITWGKEAGLKSFEQVKDIYLHPDNFSIQNGLLTPTMKSKRPQLKAYFKPQLDDMYSRLT
- the LOC130449385 gene encoding long-chain-fatty-acid--CoA ligase 6 isoform X3, which encodes MERCLLYIGGGAGALALTGVAAASAYYLAKGSNPVPQRPLFPLEAQCIEEEEGPDVIRVSRFFNQAKEGKFISYVYSDAKTLYESFRRGAKVSNNGPCLGWRESYTKPYQWVNYNEALLRAKNFGSGLVASGLPPGQSTIIGIYSQNSPEWILTEQAVYCYSMVLVPLYDTLGPEACAFIIKQAEISTVICDDDAKCNLLLERSPNCLKKLIVMRDVRAATKQRAKNRGVEIIKFNDVEDLGAKTNHPEVPPKPSDLATICYTSGTTGNPKGVMLTHENIVASMSAVILQFGDHKLKNTDILISFLPLAHMLERCCENAMYCVGGAVGFYLGDIRRLSDDMKALKPTVTPAVPRLLNRIYDKVQADINSSCVKKALFNMALSAKEKELKRGVVRKNSFWDMLVFRKVQEGMGGHLRLMLVGSAPLAENVLSFVRCALGCVVVEGYGQTECTAPITLTIQGDHTPGHVGPPVACCCVKLVDVPEMEYWSRNNQGEVCVKGTNVFQGYYKDPEKTEEVIDEAGWHHTGDIGMWLPNGTLKIIDRRKHIFKLSQGEYIVPEKIENIYIRSQYVSQVYIYGESLKSCIVGIVVPDVDVIKCWAHENGIPGTLSILCNNPEVKQLILDDMITWGKEAGLKSFEQVKDIYLHPDNFSIQNGLLTPTMKSKRPQLKAYFKPQLDDMYSRLT
- the LOC130449385 gene encoding long-chain-fatty-acid--CoA ligase 5 isoform X2, which gives rise to MDLLKDIFYLVVDNMERCLLYIGGGAGALALTGVAAASAYYLAKGSNPVPQRPLFPLEAQCIEEEEGPDVIRVSRFFNQAKEGKFISYVYSDAKTLYESFRRGAKVSNNGPCLGWRESYTKPYQWVNYNEALLRAKNFGSGLVASGLPPGQSTIIGIYSQNSPEWILTEQAVYCYSMVLVPLYDTLGPEACAFIIKQAEISTVICDDDAKCNLLLERSPNCLKKLIVMRDVRAATKQRAKNRGVEIIKFNDVEDLGAKTNHPEVPPKPSDLATICYTSGTTGNPKGVMLTHENIVASMSAVILQFGDHKLKNTDILISFLPLAHMLERCCENAMYCVGGAVGFYLGDIRRLSDDMKALKPTVTPAVPRLLNRIYDKVQADINSSCVKKALFNMALSAKEKELKRGVVRKNSFWDMLVFRKVQEGMGGHLRLMLVGSAPLAENVLSFVRCALGCVVVEGYGQTECTAPITLTIQGDHTPGHVGPPVACCCVKLVDVPEMEYWSRNNQGEVCVKGTNVFQGYYKDPEKTEEVIDEAGWHHTGDIGMWLPNGTLKIIDRRKHIFKLSQGEYIVPEKIENIYIRSQYVSQVYIYGESLKSCIVGIVVPDVDVIKCWAHENGIPGTLSILCNNPEVKQLILDDMITWGKEAGLKSFEQVKDIYLHPDNFSIQNGLLTPTMKSKRPQLKAYFKPQLDDMYSRLT
- the LOC130449385 gene encoding long-chain-fatty-acid--CoA ligase 6 isoform X4, coding for MCGCCGCKTVPPISAPINLNNQSDTYNYAGPDVIRVSRFFNQAKEGKFISYVYSDAKTLYESFRRGAKVSNNGPCLGWRESYTKPYQWVNYNEALLRAKNFGSGLVASGLPPGQSTIIGIYSQNSPEWILTEQAVYCYSMVLVPLYDTLGPEACAFIIKQAEISTVICDDDAKCNLLLERSPNCLKKLIVMRDVRAATKQRAKNRGVEIIKFNDVEDLGAKTNHPEVPPKPSDLATICYTSGTTGNPKGVMLTHENIVASMSAVILQFGDHKLKNTDILISFLPLAHMLERCCENAMYCVGGAVGFYLGDIRRLSDDMKALKPTVTPAVPRLLNRIYDKVQADINSSCVKKALFNMALSAKEKELKRGVVRKNSFWDMLVFRKVQEGMGGHLRLMLVGSAPLAENVLSFVRCALGCVVVEGYGQTECTAPITLTIQGDHTPGHVGPPVACCCVKLVDVPEMEYWSRNNQGEVCVKGTNVFQGYYKDPEKTEEVIDEAGWHHTGDIGMWLPNGTLKIIDRRKHIFKLSQGEYIVPEKIENIYIRSQYVSQVYIYGESLKSCIVGIVVPDVDVIKCWAHENGIPGTLSILCNNPEVKQLILDDMITWGKEAGLKSFEQVKDIYLHPDNFSIQNGLLTPTMKSKRPQLKAYFKPQLDDMYSRLT